A window from Oscillospiraceae bacterium encodes these proteins:
- a CDS encoding alpha/beta hydrolase produces MQKSELSYPSKNGVDTIRAYICLPETKPIGIVQISHGMCEYFERYEWFCEFLCNNGLIVCGNDHLGHGKSAKTPYDLGYFAKKDGWKFLSEDVYTLTGIVKKQYPNLPYFVFGHSLGAFIAQAYLNAYGGELDGAIICGTAPKNPISGIGKIITKVFALFKGDHYRSAFAKNLANGGFLDRCPEKRTENDWLTKDTAVVDKYCADPFCNYTFTVSAYYDMAKLNEYINKPKGVANVPKDLPIFMIYGAEDPVSAYGKGPAGFAALLEKAGCTRISIKSYDGDRHELLNELDREQVARDIFDFIQGRISER; encoded by the coding sequence ATGCAAAAATCCGAGCTCTCCTACCCGTCCAAAAACGGCGTCGACACCATCCGCGCTTATATCTGCCTGCCTGAAACGAAACCAATCGGCATTGTTCAAATCTCCCACGGAATGTGCGAATACTTTGAGCGGTACGAGTGGTTTTGCGAATTTTTATGTAACAACGGCTTGATCGTGTGCGGTAATGATCACCTCGGCCACGGGAAAAGCGCGAAAACCCCATACGATCTCGGTTATTTCGCCAAAAAGGACGGATGGAAGTTTCTTTCCGAGGATGTTTACACGCTGACCGGGATTGTCAAAAAGCAATACCCGAATCTGCCTTACTTTGTGTTCGGGCACAGCCTGGGCGCGTTTATCGCCCAGGCCTATCTCAATGCTTACGGCGGCGAACTTGACGGTGCGATTATCTGCGGAACCGCTCCGAAAAATCCGATATCCGGCATCGGCAAAATTATCACAAAGGTGTTCGCCTTGTTTAAGGGCGATCATTACCGCAGCGCTTTTGCCAAAAATCTCGCAAATGGCGGCTTTTTAGACCGCTGCCCCGAAAAGCGCACCGAAAACGACTGGCTGACCAAAGATACGGCAGTTGTGGATAAATACTGTGCCGATCCGTTTTGCAATTACACCTTTACGGTCTCGGCTTATTATGACATGGCAAAATTAAACGAGTATATTAATAAACCTAAGGGCGTCGCCAACGTGCCGAAGGATCTCCCGATCTTTATGATTTACGGTGCCGAAGACCCGGTAAGCGCATACGGAAAAGGCCCCGCAGGTTTCGCGGCGCTTTTGGAAAAAGCCGGCTGCACGCGGATCTCGATCAAATCATACGACGGCGACCGCCATGAACTCTTGAACGAACTCGACCGGGAGCAGGTCGCCCGCGACATCTTCGACTTCATACAAGGCCGAATATCAGAGCGATGA
- a CDS encoding SpoVA/SpoVAEb family sporulation membrane protein, which yields MKHTPQSYDKLVKDNAPKTNLIKNCFFAFLIGGFICCLGQGAFDFAMANGMDKKSASAVASVFLIFLAALLTALNVFDKIGNIAGAGTLVPITGFANSVVSAAMEFKSEGLIFGTGVKIFNIAGPVIVYGTLFSVTYGVIALIFGLV from the coding sequence ATGAAGCACACGCCGCAGTCCTATGATAAACTGGTCAAAGACAACGCGCCTAAAACCAATCTCATTAAAAACTGTTTTTTTGCCTTTTTAATCGGCGGATTTATTTGCTGCCTCGGGCAGGGGGCGTTTGATTTCGCAATGGCGAACGGCATGGATAAAAAGAGCGCATCGGCGGTCGCTTCGGTGTTTTTAATCTTTTTAGCCGCTTTGCTGACGGCGTTGAATGTGTTTGACAAGATCGGTAATATTGCGGGAGCCGGGACCCTTGTACCGATTACGGGATTTGCAAACTCGGTGGTCAGTGCTGCGATGGAATTCAAGAGCGAGGGATTGATTTTCGGAACCGGCGTTAAGATTTTTAACATCGCGGGGCCTGTAATCGTCTACGGGACACTGTTTTCGGTGACTTACGGCGTCATCGCTCTGATATTCGGCCTTGTATGA
- the gpr gene encoding GPR endopeptidase, protein MKNIDLAVECSEVRGVPEGVQVKKEDGEGCRINVISVTTEDAAQKLGKPIGKYVTIEFDEEPGDNESLLALSKEVANQLSSMLPKDGDILFCGLGNRNITPDALGPIAAEKVLATRHLPKDIPELKGLRPVSVFSAGVLSQTGIETAELLSGVVSKTKPAAVVTSDALAARRLSRLSRTVQISDTGIAPGSGVGNTRTAIDEKTLGCPVISIGVPLVVDGATLACDLFGIDEEKREDTRKQLPESAERMMVTSQEIDKTVDAVGRLIALAFNLAVQPSMDPETLLEMS, encoded by the coding sequence TTGAAAAACATCGACCTTGCCGTCGAGTGCAGCGAAGTTCGCGGCGTGCCTGAAGGCGTTCAAGTAAAAAAGGAGGACGGTGAAGGATGCCGGATCAACGTGATTTCGGTCACAACCGAGGATGCGGCACAAAAACTCGGTAAGCCCATCGGCAAATATGTGACGATTGAATTCGACGAAGAACCCGGCGACAACGAATCGCTGCTCGCTTTATCCAAAGAAGTTGCAAACCAGCTCTCGTCGATGCTGCCGAAAGATGGCGATATCTTATTCTGCGGACTCGGCAATCGCAATATCACACCCGACGCGCTCGGGCCGATCGCCGCAGAGAAGGTGCTTGCCACCAGGCATCTTCCGAAAGATATCCCCGAACTCAAAGGCCTGCGGCCGGTCAGCGTTTTTTCGGCGGGTGTGCTTTCTCAAACCGGTATCGAGACAGCGGAACTGCTCAGCGGCGTCGTCAGTAAGACGAAACCCGCCGCGGTCGTTACGTCGGATGCATTGGCCGCCCGGCGGCTTTCGCGGCTGTCGCGCACCGTCCAGATCAGTGATACCGGCATCGCGCCCGGCAGCGGCGTCGGCAATACCCGCACCGCCATCGATGAAAAAACTTTGGGCTGCCCGGTGATCTCCATCGGCGTGCCGTTGGTCGTCGACGGCGCGACACTGGCCTGCGATCTGTTCGGAATCGATGAAGAAAAACGCGAGGATACCCGTAAGCAATTGCCCGAATCGGCGGAACGGATGATGGTGACCTCACAGGAGATTGACAAGACCGTTGATGCGGTCGGTCGGTTGATCGCGCTTGCGTTTAATTTAGCGGTACAACCCTCCATGGACCCCGAAACCTTGTTGGAAATGTCCTGA
- a CDS encoding stage II sporulation protein P: MSVVIALAVIVAARNPLWDFSKKLAVAAARLQVPAAPETVETALTEPSEESEFSDISVLSEVSELGDDGLDPIEETLMGLTGSDVECDGVTLSNLTDGRTINLGTYLAQKPVIDVVKNGRPQILIIHTHTTEGYLQEESGACSSDYTGRELDQDKNIVAVGTVIADALSEAGINTIHITDIFDDPEFNGAYDRSAEAVKKMLKKYSSIEMVIDVHRDSLSNADGTRVKPTAEIDGKKAAQVMIVAGCNEDGALEFLNWQYNLRLDVRLQQAMNELYPGLARPIYFVARRYNMHLTKNSMLVEFGTEVNTLGEALYSGRLFANSLLKTLDDL; this comes from the coding sequence TTGTCCGTAGTCATCGCGCTTGCCGTCATTGTCGCGGCGCGAAATCCACTCTGGGATTTCTCGAAGAAATTGGCTGTTGCCGCAGCCCGGCTGCAGGTACCGGCTGCTCCTGAAACCGTGGAAACCGCATTGACCGAGCCGTCGGAGGAATCCGAATTTTCTGATATCTCCGTACTCTCCGAGGTTTCGGAGCTCGGGGATGACGGCCTTGATCCGATCGAGGAGACGCTGATGGGACTGACCGGCTCTGACGTCGAATGCGATGGCGTGACTTTATCCAATCTCACCGACGGGCGCACGATCAACCTCGGTACCTATTTGGCACAGAAGCCGGTCATCGATGTGGTAAAAAACGGCAGGCCTCAGATTTTAATCATTCACACTCATACGACCGAGGGCTATCTTCAGGAGGAGAGCGGGGCCTGCTCCTCCGACTATACGGGCCGTGAACTTGATCAGGATAAAAATATCGTCGCGGTCGGAACCGTGATCGCCGACGCGCTCAGCGAGGCCGGTATCAACACAATCCATATCACAGACATCTTTGATGATCCGGAATTTAACGGGGCTTATGACCGTTCTGCTGAAGCCGTCAAAAAAATGCTGAAAAAATACTCTTCAATCGAGATGGTCATCGATGTCCACCGCGACAGCCTGTCAAATGCTGACGGTACGCGCGTCAAGCCGACAGCGGAGATCGACGGCAAAAAAGCAGCGCAGGTGATGATTGTCGCCGGCTGCAACGAGGACGGAGCGCTCGAATTTTTGAATTGGCAATATAATCTGCGGCTCGATGTCCGTCTGCAGCAAGCAATGAACGAACTTTATCCCGGCCTTGCGCGCCCGATTTATTTCGTCGCGAGACGCTATAATATGCATCTGACTAAAAACTCAATGCTCGTCGAGTTCGGAACCGAAGTCAACACGCTCGGTGAAGCGTTGTATTCAGGGCGGCTTTTTGCAAATTCTCTTTTGAAAACCTTGGACGATTTATAA
- a CDS encoding polysaccharide deacetylase family protein produces MFKKLILSIFLISVLPAQGLSSQGLSWYPNRIKGVPIPSVMPEASAFFNKYNAVFMGNSTEKKIYLTFDSGYENGCTAIILSTLKQKGVKAAFFLDGNYLRRNPGLVREMAADGHLICNHTLKHPDMAKFTDFELYKMQLLEWEALAQQVGVKTSPIYRPPSGRFSELTLSFDKELGYKTVFWSAAYADWDPAKQIPEQKALTIIKERTHNGAIVLLHSVSATNAAILGAYIDWLVSEGYSFGSLNEFL; encoded by the coding sequence ATGTTTAAAAAACTGATTTTAAGTATATTCCTGATTTCTGTCCTTCCGGCTCAGGGCCTTTCGAGCCAGGGACTCAGTTGGTACCCGAACAGGATCAAAGGCGTTCCGATTCCGTCCGTAATGCCCGAAGCGAGCGCTTTTTTCAATAAATACAATGCCGTCTTTATGGGCAATTCAACTGAAAAAAAGATATACCTGACCTTCGACTCGGGATACGAAAATGGCTGTACGGCCATAATTTTGTCGACACTCAAGCAAAAAGGCGTCAAGGCTGCCTTCTTCCTGGATGGCAACTACCTGCGCCGGAATCCCGGGCTGGTCAGAGAGATGGCTGCGGACGGACACCTGATCTGCAATCATACGCTCAAACACCCGGATATGGCCAAATTCACTGATTTTGAGTTATACAAGATGCAGCTGCTCGAATGGGAGGCGCTTGCCCAGCAGGTCGGGGTCAAAACCTCACCGATTTACCGTCCGCCATCGGGCCGCTTCTCCGAACTGACCCTCTCCTTTGACAAAGAACTCGGATATAAAACGGTGTTTTGGAGCGCTGCTTATGCCGACTGGGACCCCGCCAAGCAAATTCCGGAGCAGAAGGCCCTTACGATCATAAAAGAGCGTACCCACAACGGCGCGATTGTGCTTCTTCATTCGGTCTCAGCAACCAATGCCGCAATTCTGGGTGCCTATATCGATTGGCTTGTCTCGGAAGGCTATTCTTTCGGCTCACTCAACGAGTTTCTGTAA
- a CDS encoding class B sortase, producing MLAVLAAAFALFGCGEKTLPASIPTELPKMAPIDTLTNLDLDPAYCAPQTEALALTEQLTAKAKSLQLEPTPTKVVKASSSGSSGSSSRPGISTLKGMTLDQIYKINKDIYGKVRVPGAGIYELVVLTKNELDYYRYNFYKVYDRYGTIFADNQTHRDSLDRNTVLYGHNRGMYSQNYKMFGTLTYFRSKSFTKDNPYIYLETFHGNYKFQIFSVQLREDYIPADRYIENYMRTDFGTDEQMAEYLNVMKSKSMFDTGVSVSGSDYIITLVTCVYDFEGAKLVVMGKLIGKY from the coding sequence ATGCTTGCAGTGCTGGCCGCTGCGTTCGCGCTGTTCGGCTGCGGTGAAAAGACCCTGCCGGCAAGCATCCCGACCGAGTTGCCGAAAATGGCTCCCATCGACACCCTGACGAATCTTGACCTCGACCCCGCTTACTGTGCGCCTCAAACCGAAGCGCTGGCTCTGACCGAACAGCTGACCGCCAAGGCAAAGTCCCTCCAGCTCGAACCGACTCCGACCAAAGTGGTTAAGGCGTCTTCTTCGGGTTCTTCCGGCTCCTCATCCAGGCCAGGCATTTCCACGCTGAAAGGCATGACGCTCGACCAAATCTATAAAATCAACAAAGACATCTACGGCAAAGTCCGGGTTCCGGGTGCGGGAATCTATGAGCTGGTCGTTTTGACGAAAAACGAATTGGATTATTACCGCTATAATTTTTATAAAGTCTATGACCGCTACGGCACGATTTTTGCCGACAATCAGACCCACCGCGACTCCCTTGACCGCAACACTGTGCTGTACGGCCACAATCGAGGAATGTATTCGCAAAACTACAAGATGTTCGGAACGCTGACCTATTTCCGCAGCAAGAGTTTCACCAAAGACAATCCCTATATCTATCTCGAGACCTTCCACGGCAATTATAAGTTCCAGATCTTTTCGGTGCAGCTGCGCGAGGACTATATCCCCGCTGACCGTTATATCGAAAACTATATGCGCACCGACTTCGGCACCGATGAGCAGATGGCCGAATACCTCAACGTCATGAAGTCAAAATCGATGTTTGATACGGGAGTGAGTGTCTCCGGTTCCGATTACATCATCACGCTCGTCACCTGTGTCTATGATTTTGAAGGCGCTAAGCTCGTCGTCATGGGCAAACTGATCGGAAAGTATTGA